In Dermacentor variabilis isolate Ectoservices chromosome 7, ASM5094787v1, whole genome shotgun sequence, a genomic segment contains:
- the LOC142589046 gene encoding steroid 17-alpha-hydroxylase/17,20 lyase-like: protein MHYTMACIWEILRWKPTPPLGVPREANEHIVVDGFVIPRGTVVIFNLWAAHYDTDLWPEPHRFDPSRFLDKDGCFLREKLDNMVSFTAGKRSCPGEVFALMEIFMLVTFLLQKYSVVLEEPLQYDIDDQFTTLEKFNHVRVRFVPRHSGEA, encoded by the exons ATGCATTACACAATGGCCTGCATCTGGGAAATACTCCGGTGGAAGCCGACACCGCCTCTTGGTGTACCGAGGGA GGCTAACGAGCACATCGTGGTCGATGGCTTTGTCATACCAAGAGGCACTGTTGTCATTTTCAATCTGTGGGCAGCACACTACGACACTGATCTCTGGCCTGAACCACATCGCTTCGACCCTAGCCGATTTCTTGACAAAGATGGATGCTTCTTACGTGAAAAGCTCGATAATATGGTTTCATTTACAGCAG GAAAGCGGTCATGCCCAGGGGAGGTGTTTGCCCTAATGGAAATCTTCATGCTTGTGACGTTTCTTTTACAAAAGTATTCTGTCGTCCTTGAAGAGCCGCTACAGTACGACATCGATGACCAGTTCACGACTCTTGAGAAATTCAACCACGTTAGAGTGCGCTTTGTGCCGCGTCACTCTGGTGAAGCTTAA